From Brassica oleracea var. oleracea cultivar TO1000 chromosome C3, BOL, whole genome shotgun sequence, a single genomic window includes:
- the LOC106328754 gene encoding protein Mpv17-like isoform X2: MLSPATLTRKTPLPFNSLGFSGNNTSYFNRRRTLTEAGSSRALSFGHKLNCGGRVNWSGRSGTVFGHLGRVYSISGGSLGDSGGIGGSGSGGGGGDSSGGGGDEGSGGNGNKWYLALLSNYPVLTKAVTSAILTLIGDLICQLTINRTSSLDKKRTLTFTILGLGLVGPALHFWYLYLSKVVTASGLSGAVLRLLLDQFVFAPIFVGVFLSAVVTLEGKPSHVIPKLKQEWTGAVVANWQLWIPFQFLNFRFVPQNFQVLASNVVALAWNVILSFKAHKEVVAK, from the exons ATGCTTAGCCCCGCCACTCTCACCCGGAAAACACCACTCCCGTTCAACTCTCTCGGGTTTTCCGGTAATAACACATCGTACTTCAACCGAAGGAGGACTCTTACTGAAGCTGGTTCAAGCAGGGCTCTTTCGTTTGGGCACAAACTAAATTGTGGTGGTCGTGTCAATTGGTCTGGGCGTTCTGGTACCGTGTTTGGACATCTGGGTCGGGTCTATTCGATCTCAGGTGGAAGTTTAGGTGACTCCGGCGGAATTGGTGGTTCAGGTTCAGGTGGTGGTGGTGGTGATAGTTCAGGCGGTGGAGGTGATGAAGGCAGTGGCGGAAACGGAAACAAGTG GTACTTGGCTCTTCTCTCAAATTATCCTGTTTTGACCAAAGCTGTGACATCAGCAATTTTGACACTCATTGGTGATTTGATCTGTCAG CTTACAATCAATAGAACCTCATCTCTGGACAAGAAGAGGACACTCACGTTTACCATATTGGGATTAGGACTAGTCGGTCCAGCATTGCATTTCTG GTATTTGTATTTGAGCAAAGTGGTGACAGCTTCCGGATTATCAGGCGCAGTTCTGAGGCTTTTACTGGACCAG TTTGTTTTTGCTCCTATTTTTGTTGGAGTTTTCTTATCAGCTGTTGTGACACTTGAAGGAAAACCATCACATGTCATACCGAAGCTGAAGCAG GAGTGGACTGGTGCAGTGGTAGCAAATTGGCAGCTATGGATACCATTTCAGTTTCTTAACTTCAGATTTGTTCCACAAAACTTTCAG GTGCTTGCTTCAAACGTAGTGGCATTGGCTTGGAATGTGATTTTATCATTCAAAGCTCACAAAGAAGTTGTTGCAAAATAG
- the LOC106328754 gene encoding protein Mpv17-like isoform X3: MLSPATLTRKTPLPFNSLGFSGNNTSYFNRRRTLTEAGSSRALSFGHKLNCGGRVNWSGRSGTVFGHLGRVYSISGGSLGDSGGIGGSGSGGGGGDSSGGGGDEGSGGNGNKYLALLSNYPVLTKAVTSAILTLIGDLICQLTINRTSSLDKKRTLTFTILGLGLVGPALHFWYLYLSKVVTASGLSGAVLRLLLDQFVFAPIFVGVFLSAVVTLEGKPSHVIPKLKQEWTGAVVANWQLWIPFQFLNFRFVPQNFQVLASNVVALAWNVILSFKAHKEVVAK; encoded by the exons ATGCTTAGCCCCGCCACTCTCACCCGGAAAACACCACTCCCGTTCAACTCTCTCGGGTTTTCCGGTAATAACACATCGTACTTCAACCGAAGGAGGACTCTTACTGAAGCTGGTTCAAGCAGGGCTCTTTCGTTTGGGCACAAACTAAATTGTGGTGGTCGTGTCAATTGGTCTGGGCGTTCTGGTACCGTGTTTGGACATCTGGGTCGGGTCTATTCGATCTCAGGTGGAAGTTTAGGTGACTCCGGCGGAATTGGTGGTTCAGGTTCAGGTGGTGGTGGTGGTGATAGTTCAGGCGGTGGAGGTGATGAAGGCAGTGGCGGAAACGGAAACAA GTACTTGGCTCTTCTCTCAAATTATCCTGTTTTGACCAAAGCTGTGACATCAGCAATTTTGACACTCATTGGTGATTTGATCTGTCAG CTTACAATCAATAGAACCTCATCTCTGGACAAGAAGAGGACACTCACGTTTACCATATTGGGATTAGGACTAGTCGGTCCAGCATTGCATTTCTG GTATTTGTATTTGAGCAAAGTGGTGACAGCTTCCGGATTATCAGGCGCAGTTCTGAGGCTTTTACTGGACCAG TTTGTTTTTGCTCCTATTTTTGTTGGAGTTTTCTTATCAGCTGTTGTGACACTTGAAGGAAAACCATCACATGTCATACCGAAGCTGAAGCAG GAGTGGACTGGTGCAGTGGTAGCAAATTGGCAGCTATGGATACCATTTCAGTTTCTTAACTTCAGATTTGTTCCACAAAACTTTCAG GTGCTTGCTTCAAACGTAGTGGCATTGGCTTGGAATGTGATTTTATCATTCAAAGCTCACAAAGAAGTTGTTGCAAAATAG
- the LOC106328754 gene encoding protein sym-1-like isoform X1 yields the protein MLSPATLTRKTPLPFNSLGFSGNNTSYFNRRRTLTEAGSSRALSFGHKLNCGGRVNWSGRSGTVFGHLGRVYSISGGSLGDSGGIGGSGSGGGGGDSSGGGGDEGSGGNGNKWSFLSWYLALLSNYPVLTKAVTSAILTLIGDLICQLTINRTSSLDKKRTLTFTILGLGLVGPALHFWYLYLSKVVTASGLSGAVLRLLLDQFVFAPIFVGVFLSAVVTLEGKPSHVIPKLKQEWTGAVVANWQLWIPFQFLNFRFVPQNFQVLASNVVALAWNVILSFKAHKEVVAK from the exons ATGCTTAGCCCCGCCACTCTCACCCGGAAAACACCACTCCCGTTCAACTCTCTCGGGTTTTCCGGTAATAACACATCGTACTTCAACCGAAGGAGGACTCTTACTGAAGCTGGTTCAAGCAGGGCTCTTTCGTTTGGGCACAAACTAAATTGTGGTGGTCGTGTCAATTGGTCTGGGCGTTCTGGTACCGTGTTTGGACATCTGGGTCGGGTCTATTCGATCTCAGGTGGAAGTTTAGGTGACTCCGGCGGAATTGGTGGTTCAGGTTCAGGTGGTGGTGGTGGTGATAGTTCAGGCGGTGGAGGTGATGAAGGCAGTGGCGGAAACGGAAACAAGTGGTCATTTCTGTCATG GTACTTGGCTCTTCTCTCAAATTATCCTGTTTTGACCAAAGCTGTGACATCAGCAATTTTGACACTCATTGGTGATTTGATCTGTCAG CTTACAATCAATAGAACCTCATCTCTGGACAAGAAGAGGACACTCACGTTTACCATATTGGGATTAGGACTAGTCGGTCCAGCATTGCATTTCTG GTATTTGTATTTGAGCAAAGTGGTGACAGCTTCCGGATTATCAGGCGCAGTTCTGAGGCTTTTACTGGACCAG TTTGTTTTTGCTCCTATTTTTGTTGGAGTTTTCTTATCAGCTGTTGTGACACTTGAAGGAAAACCATCACATGTCATACCGAAGCTGAAGCAG GAGTGGACTGGTGCAGTGGTAGCAAATTGGCAGCTATGGATACCATTTCAGTTTCTTAACTTCAGATTTGTTCCACAAAACTTTCAG GTGCTTGCTTCAAACGTAGTGGCATTGGCTTGGAATGTGATTTTATCATTCAAAGCTCACAAAGAAGTTGTTGCAAAATAG